From Rissa tridactyla isolate bRisTri1 chromosome 7, bRisTri1.patW.cur.20221130, whole genome shotgun sequence, a single genomic window includes:
- the GUSB gene encoding beta-glucuronidase: MAAGASAGGMAGGCRLLLLGLLAGLGRAAAPPGGMLYPRDTPSRERKELGGLWSFRADFSPGRDAGFAQRWYRRPLRQTGPVIDMPVPSSFNDITQDPSLENYVGWVWYEKEVLLPLRWLQDNLNTRVVLRFGSAHYYSIVWVNGVQVVEHEGGHLPFEADISSIVQGSPGIPCRITVALNNTLTPHTLPPGSIQYMNDKTRYPKNYFVQNIRFDFFNYAGIHRPVVLYTTPSVYIDDITVTTTSSESVAMVQYQVSVVGSTLYSLSLSLRDQEGKVVATGDGPAGELKVLNPNLWWPYLMHENPGYRYSLEVKMQAQVNGALLEDVYTLPVGIRTVHVTSTQFLINGRPFYFHGVNKHEDADIRGKGLDWPLVVKDFNLLRWLGANSFRTSHYPYAEEIMDLCDAYGIVVIDECPGVGIKMPESFGNKSLQHHLVVMEELIRRDKNRPSVVMWSVANEPASELPPAAYYFKTVIAHTKALDPSRPVTFVTDANYALDRGAPYVDVICVNSYFSWYHDPGHLEVIPLQLTTQFENWYKTYQKPIIQSEYGADSVPGLHSDPPLMFSEEYQKAMLREYHSIFDKKRKEYVIGELIWNFADFMTNQGTTRVLGNKKGIFTRQRQPKSAAFVLRERYWKIANESSCLPPIIKSHSLFLK, translated from the exons ATGGCGGCGGGAGCCTCAGCCGGCGGCATGGCGGGGGGCTgccgcctgctgctgctggggctgctggcggggctggggcgggcggcggccccgccgggagGTATGCTCTACCCCCGGGACACCCCTTCCCGGGAGCGCAAGGAGCTCGGCGGCCTCTGGAGCTTCCGCGCCGACTTCTCGCCGGGCAGGGACGCCGGCTTCGCGCAGCGCTGGTACCGGCGGCCGCTCCGGCAG ACCGGTCCCGTGATTGACATGCCAGTGCCTTCCAGCTTCAACGATATCACTCAAGATCCCAGCTTGGAGAACTACGTCGGCTGGGTTTGGTATGAGAAAGAGGTGCTGCTTCCTCTCCGATGGCTCCAGGACAACCTCAACACCCGAGTGGTGCTCCGTTTCGGTAGTGCCCATTACTACTCCATCGTG TGGGTCAACGGAGTGCAAGTTGTGGAGCACGAAGGGGGCCACCTCCCTTTTGAAGCAGATATAAGCAGCATCGTCCAGGGCAGCCCAGGGATCCCCTGCCGCATCACTGTCGCGCTCAACAACACCCTGACACCCCACACCCTGCCTCCGGGGTCAATTCAGTACATGAATGACAAGACAAG GTATCCCAAGAACTATTTTGTACAGAACATCAGGTTTGATTTCTTTAATTATGCTGGAATCCATCGCCCGGTTGTGCTTTACACCACTCCTTCTGTCTACATAGATGATATTACTGTGACAACTACTTCATCAGAGAGTGTTG CCATGGTGCAATATCAGGTGTCAGTTGTTGGCAGCACACTCTATTCCTTGTCCCTGAGTTTACGTGACCAAGAAGGGAAAGTGGTTGCTACAGGCGATGGGCCAGCTGGAGAGCTAAAAGTCCTGAACCCAAACCTTTGGTGGCCTTACCTGATGCACGAGAACCCTGGATACCGCTACTCCTTAGAG GTGAAAATGCAGGCGCAGGTGAACGGGGCGTTGCTGGAGGACGTGTACACGCTCCCAGTCGGCATCCGCACCGTCCACGTCACCAGCACGCAGTTCCTCATCAACGGCAGGCCCTTCTACTTCCACGGCGTCAACAAGCACGAAGACGCAGAC ATCCGTGGCAAAGGCCTCGACTGGCCCCTGGTCGTGAAGGACTTCAACCTGCTGCGCTGGCTGGGGGCAAACTCCTTCCGCACCAGCCACTACCCCTACGCCGAGGAGATCATGGACCTGTGCGATGCCTACGGCATCGTGGTGATCGACGAGTGCCCGGGAGTGGGGATTAAAATGCC CGAGAGCTTTGGGAACAAGTCCTTGCAGCATCATCTGGTTGTGATGGAGGAGCTGATCCGCAGGGATAAGAACAGGCCGTCCGTTGTGATGTGGTCAGTAGCCAACGAGCCGGCATCGGAGCTGCCCCCAGCAGCTTACTACTTTAA GACAGTGATAGCTCACACTAAAGCTCTCGATCCCTCCAGACCAGTAACCTTTGTGACAGATGCTAATTACGCTCTTGACCGTGGT GCTCCTTATGTGGATGTCATTTGTGTAAATAGCTACTTCTCCTGGTATCACGACCCAGGCCACCTGGAAGTTATTCCACTACAACTCACAACACAGTTTGAGAACTGGTATAAAACCTACCAAAAACCCATTATCCAGAGTGAATATGGAGCAGACTCGGTTCCTGGACTTCACAGC GATCCACCTCTTATGTTCAGCGAGGAGTATCAGAAAGCTATGCTAAGAGAGTACCATTCCATTTTtgacaaaaagaggaaagagtaCGTGATTGGGGAGCTCATATGGAATTTTGCTGATTTCATGACTAATCAAG GGACCACACGTGTCTTGGGGAACAAGAAAGGAATATTTACCCGCCAACGACAGCCCAAATCGGCTGCATTTGTTCTTAGAGAAAGATACTGGAAGATTGCAAATGAATCAAGCTGTCTTCCTCCTATAATAAAATCACATTCCCTCTTTCTAAAGTGA